A genomic stretch from Rhabdothermincola salaria includes:
- a CDS encoding HD-GYP domain-containing protein yields MVALAALAALVLLAVSTDPARGGWVASPDVAGGLVVGSAVACLLASLFLLWKGWRGALAEIALTGLAFGVLSVLTGVYGAALIARAEPLAGFTMAVAVPIGAVGLLPVMGPRSRRPWLRHLGHRWRAWVVLGLVLIPVVVGALVGAQDLGLLPDASGWTQRALVAVNVLAVAALVARQARLHLVGRGAVTGVALVALAWLGVAMVVGLTAPTWSPAWWAAHGVQAASVLVAVGAGLVLALRNRTLAATIAPLIAGDPIGALELGLRPEIHAFVAALDRKDQITRDHVVRVSALALRVGERAGLAPRRLRALGLGALLHDVGKLVIPSDILTKPGKLTAEEYSVIKGHPARGAALLACDPELAAVAPLVRGHHERHDGHGYPDGLAGDEIPLEVAIISVVDAWDAMTNDRQYRAGRSGDRARAVLEEGAGTQWDPGAVELVLAELDRPSLRRGLEEVGRRASAPGLICPEALPAGWGELEVGAGSLEG; encoded by the coding sequence GCCCGACGTGGCCGGCGGACTGGTCGTGGGGTCGGCGGTCGCCTGCCTGTTGGCGTCGTTGTTCTTGCTGTGGAAGGGGTGGCGCGGGGCGCTCGCCGAGATCGCCCTGACCGGCCTGGCGTTCGGGGTGCTCTCGGTGCTGACGGGGGTCTACGGCGCGGCCCTGATCGCCCGGGCGGAGCCTCTGGCCGGGTTCACGATGGCCGTGGCCGTGCCGATCGGTGCGGTCGGGCTCCTACCGGTGATGGGGCCGCGGTCCCGACGGCCGTGGCTCCGCCATCTCGGTCATCGCTGGCGGGCCTGGGTCGTCCTCGGGCTGGTCCTGATCCCGGTGGTCGTCGGCGCCCTGGTCGGCGCGCAGGACCTCGGGCTGCTCCCGGACGCGAGCGGTTGGACGCAGAGGGCGCTCGTCGCCGTCAACGTCCTCGCCGTCGCCGCGCTCGTGGCCCGTCAGGCCCGCCTTCACCTCGTCGGTCGAGGGGCCGTCACCGGGGTGGCGCTGGTCGCGCTGGCCTGGCTCGGCGTGGCCATGGTCGTCGGGCTCACGGCGCCGACGTGGTCGCCGGCGTGGTGGGCCGCCCACGGGGTCCAGGCGGCTTCGGTGCTGGTGGCCGTCGGGGCCGGACTCGTGCTGGCGCTCCGCAACCGCACCCTGGCCGCGACGATCGCCCCTCTCATCGCCGGCGACCCGATCGGTGCGCTCGAGCTCGGTCTGCGCCCCGAGATCCATGCCTTCGTTGCCGCGCTCGATCGCAAGGACCAGATCACCAGGGACCACGTCGTGCGGGTCTCGGCCCTGGCCCTGCGGGTGGGCGAGCGGGCCGGGCTCGCGCCCCGCCGTCTGCGCGCGCTCGGGTTGGGGGCGCTGCTCCACGACGTCGGCAAGCTGGTCATCCCGTCGGACATCTTGACCAAGCCGGGGAAGCTCACGGCCGAGGAGTACTCGGTGATCAAGGGGCACCCGGCGAGGGGTGCGGCGCTGCTCGCGTGCGATCCGGAGCTGGCCGCGGTCGCCCCGCTCGTGCGCGGGCACCACGAGCGCCACGACGGCCATGGCTACCCCGACGGGCTGGCCGGCGACGAGATCCCCCTCGAGGTCGCCATCATCAGCGTGGTGGATGCGTGGGACGCCATGACGAACGACCGGCAGTACCGCGCCGGTCGGAGCGGTGACCGGGCCCGGGCCGTGCTCGAGGAAGGGGCCGGCACCCAGTGGGATCCGGGCGCCGTGGAGCTCGTGCTGGCCGAGCTCGACCGTCCCTCCCTCCGCCGGGGCCTGGAGGAGGTGGGGCGCCGAGCCTCGGCGCCGGGGCTCATCTGTCCCGAGGCCCTGCCCGCTGGTTGGGGCGAGCTCGAGGTCG